The following DNA comes from Castor canadensis chromosome 4, mCasCan1.hap1v2, whole genome shotgun sequence.
gattacagatgtgagccacttcACACAGACAAGCAAAActaaacacttttttttgttaAGAAAATTTTCTTCTCATGTATGTGAGCCGTCACGCCTGAAGCTTGAAGAGGCCAGTGTGTAATTAAGACTTTCAGTTGGTGACACCGCAGGATCTGGTCAAGTTGAGCTAGGTTAAATTTCCAGTAGAAAACAAGGGTTGCTTAACTGTAATTCCCCAAAATTAAGCAATAATGGAGCATCTACAGTAGGCCTGGGAAGAAAGTCCTGATGTATGCTCAATGACTTCTCTTCAGGAAGGAATGTTTCAGGAGCTGGAGAGCCGAAGGTCGCTGGTGTTGATCCCTAAGAAGGGAAAAATGTCTTATAAGCAATATTCAGTAATGTAACTGCTAACAAGATCTACTTGACCCAAGATGAAGACTCTGGTTGAGTTCCCACTCCAGTTTTTACCTGTGTAATCTTAAGCAAGTGACTCAAACTtccctcatcagtaaaatgaggaTAACAACAATACCTAACTCATTGGCAGAGCTAAATAACATATCCAGCTTTTAAAAAGTGGCACTGGTAGCTGCCCTGATTAAAAACTAGGCCCTACTTTTCCATTGTACTTTTGCTCAATCTGCTAGGAATATAATTTACACACAGTTAAAATTCAACTTTCAGACTTATCATGCAGTAAGTACTTTTAATTAgcattaaatttacttttaaaaatttagtacATTAGGCAGCATGGTTCAAATAGtcaagtgtttgcctagcatgcttgggttcaatcccttgtacctaaataaataaatacatacatacataaataaggCATTACAATCCAGAATTGAAAGGACTTTTTAAAAGTAGACATTTAAATGTGCTTTGGTGATGAATTGATAGGTGATAaattgatctaccacttgagccacacctctaaccccAAACATCTCATGTTGTTGAATTAAAATAATCTTACTTTGGTCACTGTCAGATGAGTAAAAGGAGACCGTTGCTCAGTTCTATTGTGCTTTAGGTTTTTTCTTCAAGAGATTAAAAACTTTTAGAGATGGAtcatcagtgaatgaatgaaacagtTAATAATTGCAATGGCCTCATCTGAAGGCATTCTTTCAGTTAAATTgacttgttaattttttattatattatgttatactgggggtacattgtgacatttacaaagtgcaatttatcatagttgaattcacccctccatcattctggcttttgatcattttaaaagcaaaataaccaCCAAGCCATTTTCcaggtaaaaacaaaataatttaaaatatttttaatcaccATCCAGAGGCCCCTTTTCCTGCCTTCAAAATATGCAGAAATCTTATGCTTCCAAAAATCTTTTCCTTTAACAATAAGTTAATCCTCTCCTTGCCATCTGTCAGCCATCTTTTCTTTTATCCCTGCCAAATGACCCTAATATGTTCAAGCCCAGTGACCTTTtttccaacatttgttattttcctaAATCCTTAGTCATTTGACCCATTGTTGTACAGGAATTACCTTTGTGAAATTAGTGATATTTAAACGAGTTCATCCTCCTTGTGCTCTCTGTGGTGTTTGGAACACTTCCCATTCCCTCCTACCTGAAACTTATCTCTGCTAAAGCTTATGAGAAAGTGTTCTATTGATTCTCCTGTCTAAGACcactcttctccttccctcccttcttttctccagTTACATGCTAGAGTCTGTGTTATGCATATCCTGTTTTCTCCctttgtaagcactttttttggggggggggttagggggtaggactggggtttgaactcacggcttcatgcttgcaaaacaggcttgagccacacctctcatccattttgttccagttattttggagatgggagcattgctaactatttgcctaggctggcctcataccacgatcctcctgatctcagactcccaagatAGGATTGCAAGCATCAGCCACCAATACCTGGTCTTTGTAAGCATTTTCAAAAACGTTTTCCTCAGCCCACTAATTTTTCACAACTATAAATGTTGACATtacatgattttttgttttgtaggtgCAATGCTGGGTGGATTgtacccagggcctcgtgcatgcaaAGCATATGTGCTACCAcagagctatgcctccagcccctagAGTGATTTTTAAATCTAAACCTCCAAGTTCAACTGCTTTCCTGAGCTCCAATTCCATAGCTTCAAATGTCTCCTTAgacaaagggggtggggggggagtgtTTCAACTTCCTTTCCTGTCCTGTCTCGCAACTgtggtttttctcccattttatccAAACTCAAAACCATGAAATCTTATTCTTTTCCATTACCAACTCCTTATTCACCTTCCTCTGAAATTGTCTGGAAACCTCTTTACAGTCCCATGGCTTCTACCATCAAAGTCCAAAATCTGTgaagagggggagggtgaatataagTGGAGTACTTCATACacgtgtatgaaaacagaataataaaacccGATATAATTGCTTAAAAAATGGGAGCATGAGAATAAAAAAGCAATAGAGGGGGTaaaattgatcaaagtacattaattatatgcatgtatggaaatacaatgaaacccctttgttcacgtaatatacactaataaaaaagaaaaaaggctgcaggaatggctcaagcggtagagtgtctgccttgcaagtgtgaagagttcacaccccagtacttctgagagaaaatgaaagctcTGGATTCCTGCCTTGACTGCAATCCTGGAGGCTGTCTCAAGCAGCATTCATACCAAGCCTTTCATTACTCCACCATCTGACCTGCCTTCCCAAGGGCCTTTCTCTTCATGGTATTCTTTACCCCAAATCCTCTGCAACCTTCTACTCTTTCACTGCTTTTTGCAAATTAAGCTAAATTCCTTGGCCTTACTTCCCATAACTTTCAACCTGCCAAAAGCAGTAAGTACTCCCGTCCATGCTATCTCTCACTGCTTTCCCAAGTTCATTTTTGTTCTAGTCAGGCCTTGCTCCTGGTCTATATCTGACTACCTCTATTTCTAAATCTTGAAGAGTGCCTCTTCTTTAATTTCTAGCTATCCACTCCTCCAAGAAATATCATTATCTACATCATTATACATGAGATGCTATTGTCCTTAGGATCTTTGCTGTAGAATTTCAGGAGgtaattatatgtgtgtgtgacagtAATTAAGTTGTGTTAGTATTCTCCCTAATGGTTAACTATGGAGTCCTAATTGTGCACCCCATACATTGTTAAGCAATTTATATACACCATTTAACTTGACCTGCACAACCTTGTTAATTTATATTAGTGGGGTGAGTTGAGTATTACTCAGTTTATAAAGCAATGGTTCAAAAGAAGAGTTATAAAAAATtctactttttctctttaaagttctgtgtgtgtgtgtgtgtgtgacgaTAACTTTGGCGAAAATGAGAATAGCAGGTGGTTTCTAACTGAGAGTCAGTAACAGATAATTGTTAAAACTCAGAGCAAAGAAACTACAATAGTTTAAAGAGCTAAGACCAATCTCCACATTTGGTATTGGGTTGTTTGAGATTCCCAATGCCATTGTGTcccttttgtgtgtttttccaGGAGCTGGGCAGCTCGATGCCTGTGCTTCTGTCCATAAAATCTACACTGAGGTGTGTCTGCATTTAGCAGTGACACCACCCCTTGCAGTAGAAATGTGTTCCTGCCCTGAAATGAACCAGGACCGCTCTAAAGGAGACAATGAGAGAGGCACATTTCTTGGCAGACAGAGAGCCTGTGGATTCTGAGATTCATTCAGAAAGGCAAAATGAACCCCCTGGAGTTGGAGATTGCCTTAGGTAGGGGATAAAAACTGGATCTCTATAGTTTTCCATCTAAGGATAAGAAAGCACACTTCCTTAGAAGACCAGAAATTGAGTTTGAAGGTTGGGTCTTACTTTCCTGCAACTAAATGTGGCGCCTCATTAAGAGTGTATATTTTAGGATATTCTGTACCTTCCTAGAGATAGTGTGTGAGTTCCAGCTCCCTGCTCTTTAGCTctcccctaacacacacacacacatacacacacacacacacacacacacaccattctaGGAATGCATGCTCAGCAAacagtaccactgagctacacccttggCCTTATGTTTTATCTCTTAACTAAGAACTCAGGCTGGGAGTGTGTCTCAAGGacaagatcctgaattcaaactctagtgccaccaaaaataaaaaaataataattcatatgAGCAGAGGGTTTCTAGCTAAAAGTTTGAAAACCACACCACTAGTTAATCCCTATAGTCCTTATAGTTCTAAGATCGTACTCAGAAATCCATCCCAGAGATAAGAGAAAGAGGATAAAGAGGAGAAAACAGACATCTTCTTGGGCTTTTCTGCTTCCCCAAATGCTCCCACATTTGCTACTTGagatttgttctttttcctcGCAATGCTTCCCCTCACTTTAAAGGCAAGGTGTATCACTTAGTCATGGCAAATCTGGAGAGATGTCTCATTGGTAAAATAAGCAGATCTTTAGCCCACTTTGCAAACCCATTGATATGGGGCATTGTTGTGAGGACCTGATAAGGCATTTAATTGAGGCACTTTCTACTTGCAACATTGTCCCTATGCCCTGGTATAACAATGAACAAAATCACCCAAAATGGGTAGTCATGATTACTGTCCGCACAAATCACTCCCTACTTGATTTCATAACTGCAAGAGAAATTTTGATGGACTCCAAGTTTCCAGGGGAATGTTAGCTGCTTGGAATCTCTAGGTATTTATTctcttcctgttttttgtttcttaccTGGTCAGGCACATGCGCACAAAGTCTGCTGCGTGTTCTGAGAAGTGGTCTGGTAAAGGAGGCATCAGCCCTCTGTGGGCCCCAATGTAAAACATGGCTGCCATCCTGTCCATGGAAGCCAACGGAGGCTTCCCTGTGGCCATCTCAAACACAGTGCAGCCAATGCTCCAGATATCTGATTTCCTTCCATAACCAGACTCGTTGATGACTTCTGGGGCCATCCAATATGGAGTCCCATGCATGGACTTCAGCATGTCACTGTGGGTGCCATTTAATCCTGCCCAGGCCAAACGCTTGGCACAGCCAAAATCAATCAACTTTATTATTCCAGTTGGCATGAGCataacattgtttcctttaatatCACGATGTACCACACAGTTCTCATGGAGATAAGCAACACCTTGCAgaatttgttttgtatatttacaGAACACCATCTCAGGCAATGGCCCAAAACGGTTTATAATACTAGAGATTGAGCCACCGGGAACAAACTCCATGAAAATGCTTACAGTGTTCTCTTCCAAGCATGTCCCCAGATAGGCCACAATGTTGACATGTTTCAGTGCTTTGAGCAAATCTACTTCTTCCTGAAGTTTCTGATACTCTTTTTCAGTAGCCAGTTTATCAGAAGTATCCAAAGTTACCTGTTTTACAGCTATTAGCTGCCCTTGGCTAGTGAGACCACAGTATACCTAGAAAAAAACCAGTACCTTAATATTAAATTTAAGTGACATAATGACATGTTCACAGAATATTTCATGTGACATTTGattttcccttctcctcccaaACACTTGTCTTTCTCTAAGTTGAGACATTCCCACTTAAATGCAACATATTTAAGAGAATTCTGTGTTCCAGTGGAGCCAATATAGGGAGGAGTAAGCAACATGGTGAATAGATAATAATATATTGGCTTGGCGTCGAGTGACTTGGATAATTAGAATTCCCCGGTCGTACATTTTTGAGTAAGTTGTGCAATTTACTTCTGATTTCTCTGATGACTGCATCAGATATTGGTTTGGGAAAGCTCCTCATCAAATGAATGAAACAGGTCTCGGTCAGTTCTAAAGCTCCATGGAGAAAGAAGGAGGCAAGTGCTGGGGTCATCCTCACAGAGTGATCTCAGCAGTTCTGTGTCTTCCCACCTTCTCATTGATTCCTGACATGTCCCCAACTACAGACTATACAGGTCTTATTTGTggatcagtcttttttttttaacctgtctaGGTTAATACTTTCTAGATTACCAATTCTCAATTCTCAAAACAGAAAGAACATCTTTTAGCTTTGCCAACAACTTCCAGTGACATATAGAGCTACTAAGATTTCTTTCCCACTGGGCTTAAACCTAGAATAACAGGAAGCTAGAGGTGCAGTGACTATTGTGCCACTACGTGGAGCCTGAGAACAAGAGCCAGACAGATAGTGGCAGAATGGATCCTGATAACATGGTCTGACCCCTGGAACCACCTGTGCCCAAGCCAATTACCCACCTTTCAGTtgcataaaacaataaaaatctttcctCTCAAGCCAGTTTGGGTTGGGGTTTCTGTTATTCCAGCTGAAAGAGTTCTAAGAAAGAGTGTGGCAGGAGCAGCATGGGGGGAAGTGGTAAGGGAGGAAAGGGGTTGAGAAGAGGTTGAGAATTCTGATTTCAAGGTTCCAGATGAACTTACTGTGCCATATGCTCCCTTCCCGAGGATCTCACCCTTGGTCCACTGGATAGCTTCTTCACGCTTTAAACTACTttcagaaaatgtctttttttcatttgagTTTGGAAATGTCTCCTCTTTGTCATATATCCCGAACCCATTATTATACCTCTGGaaaaaatgagatgaaaaaaAGATCACCATTATgactgagcaccagtggctcacacctttaatcctagctgcttgggaggcttagatcaggagaattgtggtttgaggccagcctaggcaaatagctcatgagacccccatctccaaataaaaaaaatggactggaggtatggctcaagtggtagagtacctgctttataagcatgaagccctgcgtttaagcccagtgccaccaaaaaaaaaaaaaaaatccctactaAACTGAGTCATTGGAATGGAGAGAAAAAGTGAAGAGTATAGTAATCTTCCTCTCAAATGCACCTGTTCATGACTATTCTTATTGTTCCTGGGTAACTTCTAGACACAGATTTCCCCAAAATGATTGAGTCTTAGTTGTAAATTTCAGCCTGGCTAACCATGCGTGTGCCTAAGTCACATTTTGCCTTGTATATTTTATAGAAGGAGATCTTAGGTTTGCTCAAGCCTGGTCCTACATGGGCCTGCAGGCTACTGACCACTGTGTTTTGAGAGTAACTTTTCATAAGGACCCTAGTATATTAGTGCATGCTGTCTCCTCAGCAACCCACGGCCCCCAGCTCCAAAATTCCCTTTATTCTGGTCAACTTGCTCCTAAACACAGACAAGTTTAGAAAGAGAAGCACAGACACagttgaacacacacacacacaaacacacacacacaaacacacacacacaaacacacactcacacaagcacacacacacagttatatGTACATTCACAGAAGTACatactgtatacacatacatataagtGGTATGTAACCATAAACATACATTCAAGTATACAcagcacatacatacatagatatatgtACTGAGAGACAATATACAAAACAATAACGGTCagaccatatatgaaaatagaactcaGACCTACAATCCACAGCAACCAGCCCATTATCTACAATAACCAGCCCTGGAAGCCAGCCTGCTATCTACAAGTCAGACTTGCAGGAAATTGGACTACTATCTCTAGCAAATAGTCCATGAAGCCCAACAGCAACTCTTCCATAACCAGTCCCAAACACTCAGGACTTGATTCATAACTGACAGCTTCTCTGCTTTTTGTCCCCACTTCCAACTTAGGACCAATTAAATAAAGAAAGCCAAATGTACAGCTCTAAGAAACCCCATAGGATGCATCACTCCTGCTTACCCTGCCACTTCTTCCCCACACCAACAGCCACCAATCAGAGAACACCTGAAGCCTTCCCTTTTCCACTATGCTTTCCACTCCTCCGTCTGCCTTTGAGTCTCTGCCAAAATGGAAGTGATGGTGGCTGACTCCCTTGCTGTGCCAAGCTCTGAATAAATAGCCTTTGCCTGATCTTTGTTTATTTCCACAATATACACATATACTCAaacattacatatatacataagcaTACTTATAAAACACAACACACGCAAGCACATACATTTACACACAAACACCTAAAtagtctctctcttgctcttttacacacatacacacacacacacagcctcagGGCCCAGACAGATTCAATCAATGCCCAGGTTTTAACAAGAAACTGGTGTTCACAGTAAACTTTGAGGCACTGCGTCAGAAATCAGGAAACAAGTATCCTTGTGGAGAACTTAGATCACTTTATCCAACTGGTTGATCAGGAccagaaatgttttgttttgatctCCTCTACTAGTAATCTTAAAAACCTCAGTtttctaaacctcagtttcctcatgtatgAAGTGAGCACATATTAATTCCCCTCTTAGTCATAGAGCTATTATGAAACATAAAATGAAGCTAGGCAcgagtggttcatgcctgtaattctagctacgttgggaggctgagatcaggaagattgcggttGATGGCTAGCACAAgcatatagttcatgagacctcatatccaaaataaccaaatcaaatggactggaggagtgggtcaagcagtagagcacctgctttgcaagtgcgaacaCTTGAGTTCTAACCctactcccaccaaaaaacaaataaaaataaataataataaatgaaacataaaatgaaataatacaatgcACTTCACTCACATGTGGTTAAGTTCTCAGTAAGCCTAGCTATGGGATAATTATTTGCGTGAGCTTCTGCtcaactattttaaataattatgccTGACCTTGAGATAGTGTGCTATAACCTGACTTActgttaaataaataacatttcagCTTAAACTActatttctgtctttaaaattCAGAAAGTTCATGCACTTCAgggaaaccaaaacaaacaagaccCAATTATCTGTTGATATTCTTTCTCACTCTACTCTGACTCAACAaaatgcttaaattttttttcaggatttttgttTATGCTTCTCTGAGAGGAATAACTGAGTCTTATACATTGCTATCTCCTAGTGTTTAGCCCAGTGCCACAAACACAATAGGAACTGATAATATTTTTGTGTTAAAGTAGTGACCTATCTGACAGCACTCAAGTTCCAGGAATCTTTGAGAAATGTACACTTCGTACAAATGAAACAGGCTGTGATCATTTATTTCCATCTCACACACCATGTACAGCAATGCTTTGCTTATAGCTTTCTCTTTGTTGATCATTGAAAATTATCTATTGATTTAAAATGTCATCATTGAATAAAATACTAATCTATTTAAATAGGTCAGCTTTGCTATATTAATTTGCCccaagtgatttcaatgcaacaTCAAGCTAGCTAAATCCAAAAGTAAGGAGCATGATAAAAACATCTTTCTCTGGAAGTCAAGGAACCTGAATTCCAATCTTTCAACCAAACAATGACACCTTGAAGAAATACTTAATTGTTTAGTGTTTATGGTTCCTTCTTTGAAAATCAGGGATTTGAACCAGATTGTTTCTAAGGTTCCTTCCCACCCCAAGAATCTCTTAGTCTAATTATACCAACCTGTATTTTGACATTAGTTGTCTCTCTGCCCAAATCTTTTGTAGTATTTCCTCTCCTACTAAAGACAAGATTTAGGTTTTCAGGGTCTGTTTCATTTGTCATTATTTGGCAAGAGCTATCTTTCTCGTCAAGAGCTAATAGTTCTGCAGCTAGACAACCTAACAATTCATCTGTTAATTCTTCATTGTTTAATGAGTCCAGAATTTCTTGGGAAATTGAATTTGCATCATTTAAAGTTTTTCCAAATGTTTGATATGTGATTGACTTGTCTGATAAACTATCATGGTCCAAGGAATGTGACCACTGTTGATATGCTTGGGAAGATACACTTTCTTGTTTCTCTTGGAAAGAGAAACTTGCAGGCGTTTTAGGTTTATCTGAAACACTATGAAACTCTAGATAATTCATTAACAGTTGACTGGTATTTATTTTATCAAGAGGTGCTATATTCTGCTTTTCTTGTAGTACTTGCTTATTAGAACTCTTCTCACTGGGCACAGTCCAGATATTTTCTGAAGGGACAAAAGGGATCTGGTGATGTAGATCTTCGAGTTCCTGCAGATCTCTGAGGCTTGTAGCAAGTATTTGGTTAGAAATGTCTCCCTCTTCATTACACTCTTCCATAGAGATTTCTTCAACAACGGATAAATCTGAGACAGGAAGGAATTCATTCTGTTCAGGGGGCTCCTCAGAAGTCTGGACCAAGTTCATGGGGTGAACTTCAACCTTGGAAGATGGAGAGTTATTTCCTGAAGATTTTATCTGCCAGTCTGCTTCTGAAATACCATCACCATTTTCCATGTTTTCTAGGTTGCTTCCTCCAACCTTGCAACCCTTTTCTCTAGGAAAAGCACCTTTGTGCTTTTGCTTAAGGCCAAGAGAAGGCTTTGAGGGTTTAATATGTGGTCGTTTCTGAGAAAATCTTGCTCTGTTATTGCTACTTCTCTCACTGTGTGAAGATCGACACTTGTTGAGGATACGTCTGCCTGATGGAGCCGAGCATATCTCACAGTAATACTTGTTTTCATGTCGTTTTGCCTCTCGCATGTGACAGTAAACAGGGGTCCCAAACATTTCATAGATTCCAGGTCCATTGGCAGctgaattgatttctttgaaCATGTCACTATACTTAAGATCTAGGTAATGGAGTCTTGGCTCCGTTGGTGGAACAGAGAGAGGAACACATGCCTTTTTCATCCCTGGACTTTTACAGATGCAGGGAAATGACTGCTTTTTAGGTTTCTGAGTCCTGTATGTTGATTGCTTCTTTTCCATCTGTGGCATTCTCCTTTGTAACTTAGGTGATTGCCAGGGCCTGGGATCAACCAGCTCCAAAGCAGGAAAAACTTGAGTTTTTATGCTAGTTTTATGCATATTAGGTTTAATGGAAGCTTGAATGGAAATCATGAAATTCTGGGGTGTCATGTTACTTGTCTTGGTCTTTGAATCCAACTTACTTCTATGGCTATTCAACTTACATTTGTCATTTTCTTGGTATGCAAGTATGTTGGAGCCATTGTTGTTCTGAACAGTGCTCTTTCTTTTCTGGAGGCTTGGTTTGGCTATCGCTGGTTCCTTGGGGCTTCCATCTCCAGGGACAGTGATGTGGATAAGAGGCACTATTCCATTCATTTCTGGTTTAGTTGCTTCTGCTActgatatttttatgtttgtatcCATGTCACTGTGATTTTCTGGGAGCTTTTCAATGGGACCATCAGACACTATACTGGAAAAGCTTTTAAGTACAGTCAATTCTTCTAACATATTGTTCTGTACCATTGTTTCACCTTTATGTAATGAATTGCTTCTTGAAATAGTGTTGTCATTTCTAATCTCTTTATCCTGGTTTAAAGCTATTTCTGAGTGCTGGGCTTCTTGGAGCTTGCCTGGACTGGTACACACAGTTTCTGAATCGTGTTCATACCTGGTTGTTgaactctctttctttctcagtgaCAGATATGGAAAGTTCTCTTCTGCTCTCATTTCACTGCCACAGCATTCAATATAGTCTTCCTTGTCTGCATGGATATTGTCTTCCTTAAAATTCTCAAAGGACACCAGAGATTCCCCTTTTTCAAAATAAGAGATTTCAATTTTGTCCCATCCTTCTGTTTCCTTGGATTTCCAATTCTCCTCCCCCTCCAGATGGTGTCTGTGATGGTCAACCTTCCGAAAAGGGCACATGTTTCTTGACCAAATGGAGCTGTCAGAAGACCTGAGTGTTTGATTCACCACGCCCTTCAACAGGGCTTCCTGCTGCTGGTTTGAGGCACTGCACTCATCAGATGAACCAGTAGGTTCCAAGAGCTTAGGCACGAAG
Coding sequences within:
- the Map3k19 gene encoding mitogen-activated protein kinase kinase kinase 19; translation: MNKNKLIHDFLEVVSRGDVELICDHITKVHSILGNLDFQHPKTGNTPLITAAEENLTEVVGLLLEKGADITLCNYNNQTAVHVANCDIQRQLLAVSGIQAPQMQLLQSSWRGDLEQLQHLLASEEFLDINFPNQHGLTSLMLAVRDVDLFESLDMLTVYRPAEVLSELLRHRADPKLCDFRGKSAIHYVSQIQSLRKQQLLDILMNSMPKPETHAESLLDICHEANSSPSDTMTVTKNQTITLQSISSNEDFNQDDDCSQSILVSEEQNSRSEGQDWPSRIEGVEIIVTFPRDHPQEMRQEDSKENNHITPVHQEWARVHSVSLPNEIEMVDLRKKTLTTQTFLLKKEGSSKQLCNVNLGLLLPRPCLEPSISKSVTKEEAPHFLKGQQRKSEEFSTSDMKHSSRRIEFPLPPLSLLPMRSSVLTIPQSHKFPRERERNMPLLTPFVPKLLEPTGSSDECSASNQQQEALLKGVVNQTLRSSDSSIWSRNMCPFRKVDHHRHHLEGEENWKSKETEGWDKIEISYFEKGESLVSFENFKEDNIHADKEDYIECCGSEMRAEENFPYLSLRKKESSTTRYEHDSETVCTSPGKLQEAQHSEIALNQDKEIRNDNTISRSNSLHKGETMVQNNMLEELTVLKSFSSIVSDGPIEKLPENHSDMDTNIKISVAEATKPEMNGIVPLIHITVPGDGSPKEPAIAKPSLQKRKSTVQNNNGSNILAYQENDKCKLNSHRSKLDSKTKTSNMTPQNFMISIQASIKPNMHKTSIKTQVFPALELVDPRPWQSPKLQRRMPQMEKKQSTYRTQKPKKQSFPCICKSPGMKKACVPLSVPPTEPRLHYLDLKYSDMFKEINSAANGPGIYEMFGTPVYCHMREAKRHENKYYCEICSAPSGRRILNKCRSSHSERSSNNRARFSQKRPHIKPSKPSLGLKQKHKGAFPREKGCKVGGSNLENMENGDGISEADWQIKSSGNNSPSSKVEVHPMNLVQTSEEPPEQNEFLPVSDLSVVEEISMEECNEEGDISNQILATSLRDLQELEDLHHQIPFVPSENIWTVPSEKSSNKQVLQEKQNIAPLDKINTSQLLMNYLEFHSVSDKPKTPASFSFQEKQESVSSQAYQQWSHSLDHDSLSDKSITYQTFGKTLNDANSISQEILDSLNNEELTDELLGCLAAELLALDEKDSSCQIMTNETDPENLNLVFSRRGNTTKDLGRETTNVKIQRYNNGFGIYDKEETFPNSNEKKTFSESSLKREEAIQWTKGEILGKGAYGTVYCGLTSQGQLIAVKQVTLDTSDKLATEKEYQKLQEEVDLLKALKHVNIVAYLGTCLEENTVSIFMEFVPGGSISSIINRFGPLPEMVFCKYTKQILQGVAYLHENCVVHRDIKGNNVMLMPTGIIKLIDFGCAKRLAWAGLNGTHSDMLKSMHGTPYWMAPEVINESGYGRKSDIWSIGCTVFEMATGKPPLASMDRMAAMFYIGAHRGLMPPLPDHFSEHAADFVRMCLTRDQHQRPSALQLLKHSFLKRSH